Below is a genomic region from Schistocerca americana isolate TAMUIC-IGC-003095 chromosome 1, iqSchAmer2.1, whole genome shotgun sequence.
ACcatcaaccagctgtccatcagaaTGAATTGCCACCACCAAACTGCAGCAAAGGACATAGAGctaactctgcccccccccccccctcacccccagtGGTCCAACACACTGCTGGGCACAACATGGTCAATCTCGATGGCTACTCTGCAATCTGTGTCCATCACCAGCTACTCTGTACTACATGCAAAGGGATTATCATTGCAAAACATATTTGGCTCTCATAACTCCCTGGCTGTAAGCTCCACTAACTCACTGTCCCCATACCTTCAACCTAACTGTTTCTCCTTCCTCCAGCCTGTCAGCCCTGCTGATCCATACCTCCATGTCATCATCATGTTATGCGGTTGAGAGCGATGAGGCATGTGCACACCAAGAGGACAAAGGATTTAGGGTCGACAGAAGTGTCTGaacccacgcgtcggctttgacccgttgCGTAAggatgttgtgtgtgacgtcatgacagtgcggagtttggtttgtgagtgtggcgtgtttgtagacgtagtcgtgttgtggtttgttgtgctctctggtggtatgttcagggttttcgtttgtgtggtgtaatgggctcagtttgcttttgctcattatccagaagtGTTCGAGtgttggctgtgtttgtagtggaattcgtttcagtgagttaacgattttgtgtgaaggttaatttagtgttgttcactgtacatcgtgtggtaattttagtaaaattaatcggttgttgttctttttcaggaatggatatgacagataaaattaacagtgcacaggtcaagggaagtgtgaccccaatgtgtggctgtgtatgttgatattggtatcgggagatgtttttgagctatataggccaagggaagtgagtgatcctaatttatgggatcgggagctgctgttgagctacataggtcaagggaagtgtccgattccagacgaTATTGTGTTTAGtcgtatttggggagttttgtgatgtctgtTTTCGTTGTTTTGTATGGGGTGGgtgtttaaatttgtttatatttagtttgccaccacccaaaaacaccccatttcccgcacttgtcccgttagtgtcattaggctttttgtggaaagtgtgtgtgtgtgtgtgtgtgtgtgtgtgtgtgtgtgtgtgtgtgtgtttcgtttttgaagtattttcgtcctcataatgtgtacgtaccgactttatatgcgccatattggcattgtagtttatggtcgtttccgccatatttgtgacatcatgggtcaaagcagacaggcggGATCCGAACCTTCCATATTTCCAGGATTTATTCTCAAAACTAGCACAGCTcccatttttttttagtttgccTATCAATGACCCCACGTATCTGCTACTCTAAAGTCCTTACTTCCATATTAGTTACCTGTTATCCCAAATACTTATTTCCATCCCCCTCAACCAGTGTATTTTAGCTTGTCATTTCCAACTGTCACACAACTGGTACAATCTTTTCCAAAGTaactaattagttagttagttgcgtgttccattgatcaatcacatGGTACTATAGCtgttatggtgtggaacatgtcaagtgcataagaaatgcacatatgaaacaaggcaGAGTTAAaggttaatatttctattatttaccccattacctcaaatggcacaaaatgcatatactatattaatagatttatttattcctattcaagaatttagCTACAGTATATAAGGAGAtgcgatttcaatttattttttaagctattactgctgtgtgtcagacattttatttcatctggtaatgtgACGAAAACTttcatagcagcatattttacctctGTCTGTGCCAAAGATGAGTAAAGAATACTgttaggtctttcttttttctggtattataatcatgaacgtCACTGTTTTTAAACTGATACATgtagttgagaacaaatttcattaacccCTAGTTCTGTAtccatccagccccccccccccccaaacatacaTGCACGTGCCCACACACAAAACCCACAATGACAGGCCTAAAAACTGGAATCATAAATAAATAGGTCTACTGCAAGCAATTCAAACCGCACAGAAGCCTATACACAGATACTGTAAGCTGTTGCAAGCATAATCCCAGTCCACAAAGCAGTTGGTCAAAAACTTTTGATTTCCATTCAAAATACGAGATCGCTGACCTACACCATTTGTTTAATAAATGTTCAAAACTAAATCGTGACCTCAGTTTGCAGTGTGTAATGCTAGGTCTACACAATATTATTACTGTTACAGCAGCACTGACCATGGAACTACTGCTACACCACAACTATTAAAGCTTACAAAGACATTCCTTAGATTAAGGTTCCAGACAGTTATCTAGGCAAGTTTCAAAGAATGAAGTAGTAGTTTCAAAATAGCACAACAAACGTGAAATGTCCACTGCTTCCCCATCCCCTCTCAACTCTCTTCATTTAAATACTCAGAAACATTATCACAGTGTTCTGCAAGCTTAAACATCCCATTTTAATTTCATAATCATTATGTCGATTCCATTTTAATCATATTTGGGAGAGAATGACCGTACACTGGTTGCAACAAAGTACTGTATTACAATAACACAGTGCTCTATAACTCTCACCACTTGTTCCTTCTATGCTGTCTGGACAAGGGGATTCAATAGTTTAGGACACTGAGTTCATTAATGAGGGGGGCAAGGATCAAATCACAAATTCCCAAAACAACTCAAGGCAGAAGCACAGTTGACTTGCAAACAGCTATTACCAATTGTTTGCTATAGATTTTATTAAACGCATATAGTTATACGTCATTAatgaacaccccctcccccccccccccagaacccgTAAGAATTTTTTCCTCCACATTACACAAACaggaggaaacactgaaattttcaCACAAATTGTTAATATTCCAATAGTTTCCCTGGTACAAGTAATTCCTTTGGTCAGGCTACCACTTTAGAAATGCAATATACATTGTTACAGTACTTAGGCTAATATTTCGGCATCATATATGGGACACGAGAAATTAATGCTTTCCCATGCAATTCTTATATCACCGAGTCCTCGTGTGCAATACCATTAGTTTCCAATCAGCATTTCATGTCAGCTAGGATTGAGAACACCCATTCTCATGAACATACGCTTTCTCGTTATGACAATGCCATTGCAAGAAAACTATACTACGTTGAGAAACACACATCGTTTACAGCAATTCTGGCCGGTTCGCATGCTTCCAAACGCGATATCGGTCTGGCCGATAAGTAGAAATAAAATGCACTACCGCTTATCTGCTGAGGTGTGCATACAACTTCGAAAAATTAACTACCTTTTATAACTACCATTCCGATTTGCACGGCTGTGAAGGCTTTAGGTAGCACTACGAGAAAACTTAACTAATCTGTAACATGTGTGAAGATCTCCGTTTCATGCAATAAGTAGCGACTAAATTGACAATTACACATGAGAGATCTGAAAATAAAATGTAACGATGAAATAATTGAACGAATATGAACCAGTTTATAAAGCCCTGTAGGTAAATGTTCTCTGTTTAACAGTACTACAGGATACCACTTACTGCAGTTTCCATTATTGACATTACACAATAAAACCGCCTTTTCGAAGGCGGCAAAATTATATATACGTAACTCAAGCCATTCATAATATATACGAATACAGTTAATTACAAACTAATCTACTGTGATACTACCTAATAATTACCACTTCACCCATACTACAGTACTACACGATCACTCAAATCCACCTTCAAACCGGCTCTGTCCAAGCTGTCCATAAAACTTGTGCCGCCAACAAGCATTTGTATCTCTGGAACTAGTTCGGTTATTAAACTAAATACGAATTTGTGCAGTTGCACGAGAAAGGGTTACAGAGAAATCCTAGAACCATTATACTTTCTTAAATTCCACTTATAGTTTTCAAAATTACACATTACTAAAACACGcgacgtattaaaaaaaaaaagtccaaaatAACATAGGGCTCAGTTATGATTGAGAAACCCTAAAACATATCATTGTTCAAAAATTTAGATATGactcatttatttttttaattcctcAAATTTACCTCGGTTCTCTCTGATTACATGAAACgcattttcaaagatttgaaaTTTTGAACATTGATACATCTTTGATCTTTGGATTGCAGGGTAAATCGTAGCGGCAAGTTTGAAAAATTCGAAGGAAACATGCCGAAAGCTGGTTTTAAAAAAGCGTCATTCCCACAAAAGAAGTCAGCAGTTTCAGATACGATCAGTGATCTCTCGGACGATGATTTATTGGAATCAAAGCCAGTCAAGATGCCCATAAAACCGATGGAAAATGTTAGGCCTGTGAGAAAAAGAGCAGCGGAGGACACGTATCCCATACAAGCTGACGAAGATACTTTAAATTTAAACTTGGATGATGAAGTTAGTAAAATGTTAGAATCATTCGAATCGGGTATGCAGCGTGCATTAAACGCGAAGAGAAAACGCCTACAAGAATTTGCATCAGGTAAATGATTTTCATGTTTTTTAATCTATACGAGTCGTAGGCTTAATAATTTTGCCGTTAAACAGGATTAAAGACCTACTGTAAGCTAAACACGTCTAAAAGAACATTACCAGCTATAACGATCAGTCTGAGTAATAGCTTACTTTTATGAATAAGAAAGGCTCTCGGTAACATCTACAATTATGGTGGTCTGTGACTCACTGTAAAGTACACAACGGTGACACATTTTATTGCGTCACATATTCCAATCACAGatgcaaatggaaaaaaatgattaACTATACCCAACATGCATATTGTTATTAAGCCGAAATTATGTTTCCTGTTCTTTGTGGGGCGTGGGGGTTGATTCGATCCTAAAGCCAGTGCTTACAATTTTATAAGCAGTTTCTTGCCTTTTTCCTGTGAGAGAGACTTtgactccagaatgaattttcattctgcagcgaagtgtacactgatttgaaacttctcgttagattaaaactgtgctaaaCCAGGACTCATACCTGGGGCGCATTTGGctggaagattcatatcagcacacatattgctgcagagtgaaaaattcgttcTGGAGCTGTGGCTGAGccgtgtctccacagtatcctttttcCCAGGAGTGCTAGGCCTAcaaggtatgcagaagaacttctgtgaagtttgaatggtaggagatgagatactggcagacgtaaaacTGTGAGAGTGGATCATGAGTCGTGCTTCAATAGCACTTTCTCATGAAGGGCAAATGTTCCAAGTTCAAGGCccagtctgggacacagttttaatctgccacaaacttTCAGAGAGATTTGatgtctcctattagtccagtcCATAACCTGATATTGAACTTACATTTGAAAGTTGGTGTATATAATGTAGAGAGCATAACATGTTATCCGTCAGTATGTATTGCATCCCTGGTTACCACATAAGCTCTGTATTCATGGATACATTTGAAACAttgttacataaaataaaaactgaaaatctaAGAAACTACTTATATATCTGCTGACTTCAATATAGATATAAGAAGTGATGACAAATCTGCTCCATATTTAAAGCCAGAAATTGACTAAATCTAAATTTTCATCAGTGCACAGGAGTTACACCTACTGCTACAACATGAATTGATGCTATTGTAAGTAGTTACAAGTGCAGTATAAAATAAAACTTTGTTCTAGATCTAGGAGTATTAGACCATGCAGCTTTATTTGTATCACTACCAAAATTATATTCCTGCTGCACAACAAAAGATGTAGGAACTTCAATCAAGGAAGTGTGGGGGTATTTATTAAAAACCTAAGCCTCACCATGTGGCCAGTCGGTAAACACATTTCAACAGATAGGTCAATCCATGTGAAatcaatgaataaaaaaagtaaatttcaACCTGGATGAtttagaattttgtaatttttttgtcattttattctaCTTATCAAAATTAGGTAAAATCCAAAATTGTAGGtgctttggaattttgtttttgggtTTGAAATTCTTAAAGTTCCCAATTTTTTGTGACTTTTGCCATAtttgaacactaacttcacttaacaaaggtttattcagcacttgcacatacaagagcgaactgcctctggccaaaacacatactgtatatatacagttacaaaacattccagtacaatgattcttgacatttgttgatacttctagaatgtacacgaaccgaatatagaaattaatattttacagttcaggtgagttttgaactcgcaaccctccatgcaacagtgtaGTATATAACCACTACACTATggcgactgtgctactcagcttcctcTGCGACATTGCtctctccttaagagaacagcgtcttggtgttacgtcctcctagtccaggaacgagtcatcagtcctgcatactccgactcccggtgACTGATGtttgccctggcggtgatcttcttagaacttccctcgCCACTACATTCTTCGTCACCTatctgcttgttgcctgtcgctggagcttcgaatttaccctgggttgcaggatccttataggtcTTCATTCAAAGGACATTGACCATATCTCTAATCTTTTGTCGTCTTGTGTggggggtcgaaatcttcaacttcataagtaacaccatacaactgtcttacaaccttgtaaggtccaaagtagtgccggaggagcttctcagagagaccaaccttccgaacaggagtgaagatccagacgaggtcaccaggctggtaaacAACAGGGTTGTGGCTCACACATACCTTtggcgatcattttcttgagcctgcagcatgcagaATCAAACTAACTGctgagctctggttaacacctggccaatgtaggcatcatccatgtcatcaggatgtaatggaaaaacagtgtccatcgtcgtcgtcgccTCACACCCATgtaccaggaaaaatggcataaatcctgtggtgtcttgtttggtggtgttgtagccaaacgtcatgaaaggtagcacctgatcccagttgctctgctcaacattaacgaacattgatagcatgtcggccaagatcTTATTAAGGCTTTCAGTAAGCCCGTTACTTTGTGGAtagtaggcagtcatcatgtgatgagttatgttgcaccgacagtttatctctgtcacaagattcgattgaaaaactttcccttgatccgtaattaacgaccttggggcactgtgttttaatacaatgtcttctattatgaatttggctacctcgaatgcttcggctgttttaatggcttttgtaatggcatagtgtgtcagataatcagtgcaaacaataatccatctattgccactagcaaaCGTTGGAAATCATCCGAAGATgccaatcccaacatgctggagaGGCATTTCGGCTGATGGAATTTGTATGATTCGGCCAGGTGGTtactgaggaactgcctttctcctctggcattcTCAACAGTGGgacacatagtgacagacactcctaaataaacctggccagaaaaatctcttgtggacactgtcgtatgtcttaataaatcctaaacgtccggcctcaggtgtgtcatggaatttctgtagaacatctaagctcatgtgtttaggaatcactggtagccacatctttccaaacggatcaaagtttttcttgcaaagctgTCCATTAActtccttaaattgtcctttcacatctccGGACTGATTTAAGGCaaacataatttgagatatcttgccgtccttcttctgctcaacatagagatcctggagtgcagcaagacggtcactatcttcatcaaagtcttgatggtcttgcgcagggtttcttgagagacagtagGCATCTTTGTGttttttccacttttgtacactgtggtaatgtcatactcttgaagatgtagtggcCACCTGGCAAGTCGTCCTGTTAGACActcaagacctgtcaaccaacaaagtgaatgatggtctgtaacaactgtgaatggccttccatagagatactcgagatggctgggtgttgtgttgtcctcatcatttcattctcattcatgaaagtggcaagattgggATGAGCAAAGGTAGGGAATTTCTACGGGCACTGGTAGCCGCACAGTAGAGCCCTCCACAATCAAatcgtcataatcatcatcatcatagagatactgtcgaaatttgcacgtggtccagatcacagcaagaAGCATTGGCTATAACCTTCTtttttccatccgaaatctgcaacagaacagcactgatcccatacccactggcatctgtgtgtagttctgtacgtgctctctcatcatacagaccaagtacagggtcagttgtcAGAGCTTGTCACAGCACATCGAaaaaatcttgttgagcaccacccgagataaatttagcatcggcttttgaCAACTcgtggagtggcctggctttgatacaaaagtctttgataaaacaacagtaataagaacataatcctaggaagcttctcacatctctaatacttttaggaataggaaattccgttatagagctcaccttttctgggtctggctgcacaccttcgtttgacacaatgtGTCCATGtaatttgatttcttttgctccaaagagacactttcttggattaagtttcagtctgcctagtaggagacacttaagaacaggcctcagtctttttatatgttcatcaaatgtctctgagaacactataatgtcatctaaataacaaagacacatcaacCACTTCAGGTGAAGATTATTCgtcatctgttcaaaagttgctggtgcattacacaaaccaaatggcattaccttaaactcatacaggcaatcagaggtgatgaatgcagttttctcatgatcagtctcatctacttcgatttgccagtatcccgagtacatgtccatggttgagaaaaacttagcccccttcagacaatctagtgtatcgtcaattcatggacgagggtaaacgtcctttttagttatcttattaagcttcctgtaatcaacacaaaagcaccaaaTGCCatccttcctgacgagaaccactggtgatgaccatgggctctgtgaaggctgaatgatgtcattcttcatcattttctctacctcgtcacaAATTATTTgacgttctgttgctgacacacggtatgctctctgacttattggttgatggtctccagtgctaatccagtgtttcactgtcgatttgtctaatttgctcttcatttgtggattgaagcattcagagaactcttgaaaatGGCAAGTAACTTCTTCTGTTGtttcttagtgagatctggtgatagtcaagctaGATCTTGTGTTGTAGTGGTAGTGCTAATTTTGTCCATagacttggcatgggaggtttttatgatgctcagctgttctgcaattaatggttcagcgtttgctatgcacatgcgtcttggaaggatctgtggttcttggcgacagttagctatccacaattcaccgaatccattcttaaacgagacgacagaggctgtggtgaccaagttattcttcagtggtatgcttctcttacattccactacaagttccatgggttgatgcatggcatgacacatgacagtgactttctagcgctgactgcaggagtgatcacttcatccagcacacatagtctccacacatctggatgcgcatcttcctgtccacagtatctcatctcttctagcataatcttcgagtgaccacaatctgtaattgcctgagaagctttcaaaaagtcacatccgagaatgacgtcatgactacactcttgtaagatgatgaattctaagggctgtgtatggccacttatacccacatgaatgacacattttcctgtaggttttacatatttcccattagccaccttcagcagagatgttttgttgtcgacgaatacggttttctgcaactggcaacagtacttctccgaaatgactgagtaTGATGCTCCATtctccacaagagcttgggctggttggccatccatgaggatattgacAGTTTCCTATCATTTCCATAGTGATCaatggcggaggatttttctcttcggcggcctcacctccaaggaaggtcgcaccttttagttttccaggttgtggcggctagattattggctggagcttctaaacggcgatggagaccttgattggcATGTTGTGGAGCGTCCTCTCTAGCGGCTAGCTTgtagcgatggtgacctacgttgtCTTGCCCCCACATCTTCTTgatcatcttcgtcgtcccggagttggcgtcggctaagattggtctgctgtcGTCTGGTGTGGGCTTCATCAAATATCCGCCACATTTCTCGACAATAGCACACTACATTCCtcaat
It encodes:
- the LOC124545399 gene encoding synaptonemal complex protein 3-like isoform X3, producing the protein MPKAGFKKASFPQKKSAVSDTISDLSDDDLLESKPVKMPIKPMENVRPVRKRAAEDTYPIQADEDTLNLNLDDEVSKMLESFESGMQRALNAKRKRLQEFASGPIKVIQNKITQLWTAQREKRKIDLNDFQENVKKVRQKWESNLDNFKEEEKKLFTLLHRHMKAAKEKYDTMKENIEMLKQLHEDFFKDGRWSWKDRGCIR